A window from Dromaius novaehollandiae isolate bDroNov1 chromosome 1, bDroNov1.hap1, whole genome shotgun sequence encodes these proteins:
- the RPL21 gene encoding large ribosomal subunit protein eL21: MTNTKGKRRGTRYMFSRPFRKHGVVPLATYMRIYKKGDIVDIKGMGTVQQGMPHKCYHGKTGRVYNVTQHAVGIIVNKKVKGKILAKRINVRIEHIKHSKSRDSFLQRVKENERKKKEAKEKGIWVQLKRQPAPPREAHFVRTNGKEPELLEPIPYEFMA, translated from the exons ATGACGAACACAAAGGGAAAGAGGAGGGGGACACGTTATATGTTTTCAAGGCCATTTCGCAAGCATG GAGTTGTCCCTTTGGCCACCTACATGCGCATCTATAAGAAGGGCGATATTGTTGATATCAAG GGTATGGGTACTGTTCAACAAGGTATGCCTCACAAGTGTTACCATGGCAAGACTGGAAGGGTATATAATGTTACTCAGCATGCTGTGGGCATTATCGTAAACAAGAAGGTTAA gGGCAAGATTCTTGCCAAGAGGATTAATGTGCGTATTGAGCATATTAAACATTCAAAGAGCAGAGACAGCTTCCTGCAGCGTGTGAAGgagaatgaaaggaagaaaaaggaagcaaaagaaaaaggcatttgggtTCAGCTGAAACGTCAG CCTGCTCCACCAAGGGAAGCACACTTTGTGAGGACCAACGGCAAGGAGCCAGAGCTGCTGGAGCCAATTCCCTATGAATTCATGGCAtaa